CACGGATGGCGCCAGCAGGTCCCAACCCAACGGCAGACCATTCGTCGCATAGCGGCGAATCTCGTCCTCCGTCACCCTCAACAGCCGCTCCTCGCCGAAGCGCTCGCGCAGCAGCTCGAACGAGTCCGGAGCGACGACCTCGGGACACACCATCAACCGGTCCACCTGGGGCAGCGGCAGCACGGCCATGTTCCCGTGGAAGGCGGGCTCGCGGACCCGCACCCGCACCACCTCGCCCGGGAAATATCGCGCCGCCGCCTCCATCCCCTCCCGCGTCGTGCGCCCGCCCCAGAACAGCAGCGTGGCGCCATCGAACGTCGCCACGTCGCCATGGGCCTCCCAGACGCCGACATCCGGGTCCACCACGTCGAAGCCCATGCGCCGGGCCAGGGGCGCCCAGTGGTCCCGCTCGGCTCGACGGTGCTCGCTCATCATCCGGGGCAGGAGGAACAACGGCGCGGCGCCCTCGCGCGCCACCACCTGGCCACACTCCGCCGCGTAGGGCATTCCCGTCAGCAGCTCCGACGGCGAGGGCAACGCCACCACCGTGCCACCTCGCGCCTCGATGGCCCGCGCCAACGCCAGCCACTCCCTCCGGGCCGCGCGCGCATCCACCTGCGGCGCCTCGCGGCTGCGGAAGTTGTTGCGTCCACGCAGCGCCCAACCACGTCCCGGCGGAGACATGAGGAAGAGGTCCATCATGCGCTGCTTCTACCCTCCGCGCCCCCACCTCGTCACCCCGGCCCCGCCACGCACTGAACGCTGGAGCACGCGAGCGCGCATTCGGGCTGGCCCCGGGCCCTGGGTCGGGAGAGGCTGTCCCTCCCGTGGACGAGACGCCCCTGCCCGAGCCCGAAGCCCTGCGGTCCCTGCTGAAGACCGCCCTGGAACTGCCGTCGCTCCAACCCCACGCCGCGCGCCTCGGGCGACTGGTGGACGACTACGCCCGGGGCGTGGCGCGCAAGGACGCGCCGCTCGCGGTGGCGCTCGTGGGCGCGACAGGCGCGGGCAAGTCCACCCTGCTCAACGCGCTCGCCGGCCAATCCCTCTCGCGCGAGGGCGTGGACCGCCCCACCAGCACCGCCGCCACCGTGTTCGCGCCCGACGGCGCCGCCGTGGAGGAGCTGGCGAAGTCCGGCGCCCGCGTGCTGCGCTACGCCCCCGGCCCCCAGGCGCTGTGGGGCGGACAGGTGTTCATCGACACACCGGACCTGAACAGCGTGGCCACCACCCACCGCGACGTGGCGCGCGCCGCGCTGGAGCGCGCGGACGTGGCGCTGGTGGTGATGCACCGGGGCAGCGTGGCGGAGGCCTCGCAGGTGGAGTTCCTGGCCGAGTTCGCGCGGCGCCGCGCGCTCGTCTTCATCCTCAACTTCGCGGACGAGCTGTCCGCCGAGTCCCGCGAGACGCTCAAGGCCCAGGTGCGCCGCGTGGCCTCCGAGCAGTATGGCCTCGCCAGGGACGACGTCCCCGTCTTCGCCATCAGCGCGCTGGCCGCGCGGGATGGCCGTGACGTCTCGGGCGAGTTCGGCGCCCTCCTCTTCCACCTCCGGGGCCTCGCCTCACAGGCGGTGGCCGCGCGCGTGCGCCATGGCAACGCGCTGGGCGCGCTCGACGAAGTCCACGCCACGGTGAAGGCCTCGCTGGAGGAGACGGACGCGCTGCTCGCGCGCACGAAGGCGGCGCTGGGCTCGGGGTTGGAGAAGGCGTCGGAGGGACTGCGCGAGGACTTCGACGCGCGGCTGAAGCTGGCCCACGGGCACCTCGCGGCCGAGGTGCGCAGGCAGGCCGGTGGCCGCTTCTGGGGCCCGGCGGCGTGGGGGCTGCGCCTGTCCGTCTGGGGCGCGAGCGGGCTGGGCGCGGCGG
The genomic region above belongs to Myxococcus stipitatus and contains:
- a CDS encoding dimethylarginine dimethylaminohydrolase family protein, producing the protein MMDLFLMSPPGRGWALRGRNNFRSREAPQVDARAARREWLALARAIEARGGTVVALPSPSELLTGMPYAAECGQVVAREGAAPLFLLPRMMSEHRRAERDHWAPLARRMGFDVVDPDVGVWEAHGDVATFDGATLLFWGGRTTREGMEAAARYFPGEVVRVRVREPAFHGNMAVLPLPQVDRLMVCPEVVAPDSFELLRERFGEERLLRVTEDEIRRYATNGLPLGWDLLAPSVVPEAVRVRLEGLGMRVVSLTMRELCEKGGGSSRCLVSRARVAEDAVRIPDEVRLSTVAKDIEADE
- a CDS encoding GTPase, whose amino-acid sequence is MDETPLPEPEALRSLLKTALELPSLQPHAARLGRLVDDYARGVARKDAPLAVALVGATGAGKSTLLNALAGQSLSREGVDRPTSTAATVFAPDGAAVEELAKSGARVLRYAPGPQALWGGQVFIDTPDLNSVATTHRDVARAALERADVALVVMHRGSVAEASQVEFLAEFARRRALVFILNFADELSAESRETLKAQVRRVASEQYGLARDDVPVFAISALAARDGRDVSGEFGALLFHLRGLASQAVAARVRHGNALGALDEVHATVKASLEETDALLARTKAALGSGLEKASEGLREDFDARLKLAHGHLAAEVRRQAGGRFWGPAAWGLRLSVWGASGLGAAALVGRRSLPAGLAVAAASTVVDAVRGHTRARAAESAVVEPFEDDFGAESAARTALAEARSVVRSSGLDPALLGVPDVELMLEEVRAARASAWRYTATTGVGEAVAGWWRTARWLVLPLINLPLLALLGHAGYRVARAYVEGPLLPLDYFVNAGALFALLAGAGALVASASLAGAARRAGAAGRSRFVEALATLGRRLGEAVDDGLRPGREAARRILALR